The following coding sequences lie in one Spirosoma sp. KUDC1026 genomic window:
- a CDS encoding transposase, whose translation MTKQWKPLTDAQWDAISPFFALQRKRKHDLRRIVNIILWLLRTGGQWRNLPFDDLPWQSVYYYFDRWKHNGIFEQINAALNQLYRQRVGKESLPSVVCIDSHRAAGRSVKLAPMIWEERGLDAHKRVNAGPPVRP comes from the coding sequence ATGACTAAACAGTGGAAACCGCTCACCGACGCTCAGTGGGACGCAATTTCGCCTTTTTTCGCCCTTCAACGCAAACGAAAACATGATCTAAGACGGATCGTCAACATCATTTTATGGCTTTTGCGAACAGGTGGACAATGGCGGAATTTACCCTTTGATGATCTTCCCTGGCAATCAGTCTACTATTATTTCGACCGCTGGAAGCACAACGGAATCTTTGAACAAATTAACGCAGCACTCAATCAACTGTATCGGCAACGGGTTGGCAAAGAAAGCTTACCATCAGTTGTATGCATTGATTCTCACCGGGCCGCCGGGCGGTCAGTAAAGCTAGCTCCTATGATTTGGGAAGAGCGTGGTCTAGATGCTCATAAACGTGTTAATGCGGGGCCGCCCGTGCGGCCGTAA
- a CDS encoding UBP-type zinc finger domain-containing protein codes for MACSHLTDLTAVQLPELPAVCEECVQMDGVWVHLRTCQTCGVTLCCDSSPNQHATKHFHKTQHPVVASAEPHERWLWCYVDEEMARY; via the coding sequence ATGGCCTGTTCTCACCTGACTGATCTGACGGCGGTTCAACTGCCCGAGCTACCCGCCGTCTGCGAAGAATGCGTCCAGATGGACGGCGTCTGGGTCCACCTGCGTACCTGCCAGACCTGTGGCGTTACGCTCTGCTGCGACTCGTCGCCGAACCAGCACGCGACGAAGCATTTTCATAAGACGCAGCACCCGGTTGTTGCCTCCGCCGAACCACATGAACGCTGGCTCTGGTGCTACGTTGATGAAGAAATGGCCCGGTATTAG
- the egtD gene encoding L-histidine N(alpha)-methyltransferase has protein sequence MAVYGNTFSGSVNIDPLGSATQVSAPQVDAPQVSELTTNQEQQADIDPALAEEVRTGLRQTPKRLSSRFFYDAEGSRIFQAIMHAPEYYLTRSEYEILETQKAELLRLFQPDGRPFELVELGAGDGLKTKVLLSYFVERGVSFTYAPVDISADALDGLTADIRRQWPDIRLNPRHDDYFNALEQLSAESDARRVVLFLGSNIGNFAPDEAVDFYQQISDRLRPGDLVLTGFDLRKHPAVIHAAYNDRQGLTRAFNLNLLRRLNRDLDARFDLASFDHYETYNPETGEARSYLVSQKTQTVRINALDMDVAFDYGEIIHTEISRKFTPADINGLAGLTGFSVTGWLTDCKGYFADVVFER, from the coding sequence ATGGCAGTATACGGGAATACGTTTAGCGGATCAGTAAATATCGATCCTCTGGGTAGTGCAACCCAGGTTAGTGCACCCCAGGTTGATGCACCCCAGGTTAGTGAGCTTACAACCAATCAGGAGCAACAAGCCGATATAGATCCGGCGCTGGCCGAAGAAGTACGTACCGGCCTGCGGCAAACACCAAAACGCCTGTCGTCACGGTTCTTCTACGATGCCGAGGGCAGCCGGATTTTCCAGGCGATTATGCATGCGCCGGAGTACTACCTGACCCGGTCGGAGTACGAAATTCTGGAGACGCAGAAAGCGGAACTGCTACGGCTGTTTCAGCCCGATGGTCGGCCATTTGAACTGGTGGAACTGGGGGCGGGCGATGGCCTGAAAACCAAAGTGCTGCTGTCCTATTTCGTCGAGCGGGGCGTATCGTTTACGTACGCGCCGGTGGATATATCGGCCGACGCATTGGACGGTCTAACGGCCGATATTCGGCGGCAGTGGCCCGATATTCGGCTTAACCCCCGGCATGACGATTATTTCAACGCACTGGAACAACTCTCGGCCGAGTCCGACGCCCGGCGGGTGGTACTGTTTCTTGGGTCGAACATCGGTAATTTCGCGCCTGACGAAGCCGTCGATTTCTACCAGCAGATCAGCGACCGGCTTCGCCCCGGCGACCTGGTTCTGACGGGTTTCGATCTGCGGAAGCATCCGGCCGTTATCCATGCGGCCTACAACGATCGTCAGGGCCTGACACGGGCGTTTAATCTGAATCTGCTGCGTCGCCTGAACCGGGATCTTGACGCCCGTTTCGATCTGGCTTCGTTTGATCATTACGAAACCTACAATCCGGAAACCGGTGAGGCCCGGAGTTATCTGGTCAGTCAGAAAACGCAGACCGTCCGGATCAACGCCCTCGATATGGACGTAGCATTCGACTACGGCGAGATCATTCACACGGAGATTTCCCGGAAGTTCACCCCGGCCGACATTAACGGACTGGCTGGCCTGACCGGTTTCTCGGTAACGGGCTGGCTGACGGATTGTAAAGGCTACTTTGCTGACGTAGTATTTGAGCGATAG
- a CDS encoding response regulator — translation MNQFSPLWLVDDEPDSHLIMGLALRSANPAIVPTFLKDGDEFLHSLRQTPRLPKVVLLDLYMRRLDGFRVLRRLRNQSTYQDIPVVILTASHDERDREKAMLLGATDYRIKPVSLETTKGLLNWVTTRWLQQ, via the coding sequence ATGAATCAGTTTTCGCCCCTGTGGCTGGTTGATGACGAGCCCGATAGTCACCTGATTATGGGACTTGCGTTACGTTCTGCTAATCCGGCTATTGTCCCCACTTTCTTAAAAGACGGCGACGAGTTTCTTCATTCGCTGCGGCAGACTCCCCGCTTGCCAAAGGTCGTGCTGCTGGACCTGTATATGCGTCGGCTGGATGGCTTTCGGGTGCTTCGGAGGTTACGCAATCAGTCGACCTACCAAGACATCCCCGTGGTTATACTGACCGCATCGCACGATGAGCGGGACCGGGAAAAAGCCATGCTTCTGGGCGCAACCGATTACCGGATAAAACCGGTTAGTCTGGAAACAACCAAAGGGTTACTGAACTGGGTAACAACCCGGTGGCTGCAACAGTAG
- a CDS encoding ChaN family lipoprotein, whose protein sequence is MRAVLFLLCLVGFAFQPDKPAYQLYTANLKTTTYNKLAQQAASADVVLFGELHNNALCHWLELQLTKSLQQEKKGALVLGAEMFEADNQQALTDYVDGRTTDKEFAAQARLWPNFNTDYKPIVDLARENKVPFVATNVPRKYASLVARKGLTALDTLSAEAKQQIAPLPITVDLTLPGYKGMLDMMGGHGSGDSKNPHVGNADISANFARAQAIKDATMAHFILQNLKPGQTLLHLNGDYHSKNFEGIVWYLRKQRPDLKIVTISTVELPDIEKPKADNKQLADFILAIPDDMAKTY, encoded by the coding sequence ATGCGCGCAGTCCTCTTTCTGCTTTGCCTTGTCGGTTTTGCGTTTCAACCCGACAAACCAGCCTACCAGCTTTACACGGCCAATCTGAAAACCACTACGTACAATAAACTGGCCCAGCAGGCTGCCAGCGCCGACGTGGTGCTGTTCGGCGAACTGCATAACAACGCTCTGTGCCACTGGCTGGAGCTGCAATTAACCAAAAGTCTGCAACAGGAGAAAAAAGGGGCGCTGGTGCTGGGGGCCGAAATGTTTGAAGCCGATAACCAGCAGGCGCTGACGGATTACGTAGATGGCCGTACGACCGACAAGGAATTTGCGGCCCAGGCCCGGCTCTGGCCGAATTTCAATACCGATTACAAACCTATTGTCGACCTAGCCAGGGAGAACAAGGTTCCGTTCGTGGCGACCAACGTGCCCCGTAAATATGCCAGTTTGGTGGCCCGTAAGGGATTAACAGCGCTGGATACGTTATCTGCCGAGGCCAAGCAACAGATAGCTCCGTTGCCCATTACGGTCGATCTGACGCTGCCGGGTTATAAAGGCATGCTTGATATGATGGGCGGGCATGGTTCAGGCGACAGCAAGAACCCACACGTCGGAAACGCGGATATATCGGCCAATTTTGCCCGAGCGCAGGCCATTAAGGACGCGACCATGGCGCACTTTATTTTGCAGAACCTGAAGCCCGGTCAGACGCTGCTGCACCTCAACGGCGATTATCACTCCAAAAACTTCGAAGGCATCGTCTGGTATCTGCGCAAGCAGCGACCAGACCTGAAAATCGTGACCATCTCTACCGTCGAACTACCGGATATTGAGAAACCGAAAGCCGACAACAAGCAGCTCGCCGACTTTATCCTAGCTATCCCCGACGACATGGCCAAGACGTATTAA
- a CDS encoding putative sugar nucleotidyl transferase produces the protein MPNLILFDDPNLRTALLPFTFTRPVAGIRVGIQTLAEKWADVFDVTLSFLTVSYLQTKFPAVSTTDNLYINGAVCPTPALQQAIAELAPEQGLTTPDGLVLALRTASALTDAPASTDATFQFDFFSEPLTIIRHVWDIFAANGEQLRADFARITAGRQSQPITDPFTHCYVPENVFLEEGATVKAAILNAEAGPIYIGRNATVSEGAIIIGPFSLGEESAVNLGGKMRPNTTVGPFCKVGGEVNNAVFFGYSNKGHDGFLGNAVIGEWCNLGANVNNSNLKNDYSNVKLHAYATGQLEDTGRMFCGLLLGDFSRVGISTMFNTGTVVGVSTNVFGGGFQPKFIPSFSWGGTADGFTTYRIDKAIQVAREAFARRGKPFDAVEESILRTIADNTQPTR, from the coding sequence ATGCCCAATCTGATTTTATTCGACGACCCGAACCTGCGCACGGCACTGCTTCCCTTTACGTTTACCCGCCCGGTGGCTGGTATTCGCGTGGGGATTCAGACGCTGGCCGAAAAATGGGCCGACGTGTTCGACGTTACGCTGTCGTTTCTGACGGTATCTTATCTACAAACCAAGTTTCCGGCGGTTTCCACGACCGACAATCTATACATCAACGGCGCCGTTTGTCCAACGCCCGCGCTCCAGCAGGCTATTGCTGAGCTGGCACCTGAACAAGGATTAACAACACCGGACGGTCTGGTCTTGGCGCTACGTACGGCAAGTGCGCTGACCGATGCGCCCGCGTCGACCGACGCTACGTTCCAGTTTGATTTCTTTAGCGAGCCGCTCACGATTATCCGGCACGTCTGGGACATCTTTGCGGCAAACGGCGAGCAGCTTCGCGCTGACTTCGCCCGAATCACCGCCGGACGGCAGTCGCAGCCGATCACCGATCCGTTTACGCATTGCTACGTCCCGGAGAACGTCTTTCTGGAAGAGGGCGCGACGGTGAAAGCCGCCATCCTGAACGCTGAAGCGGGTCCCATCTACATTGGTCGGAACGCAACCGTCAGCGAAGGCGCTATCATTATCGGTCCGTTTTCGCTGGGGGAGGAATCGGCGGTTAATCTGGGGGGGAAGATGCGGCCCAACACCACTGTCGGCCCATTCTGCAAAGTAGGCGGTGAGGTAAACAACGCGGTTTTCTTCGGTTACAGCAACAAAGGCCACGACGGGTTTCTGGGCAACGCGGTTATTGGTGAGTGGTGCAACCTCGGCGCTAACGTCAATAACTCGAACCTGAAAAACGATTACAGCAACGTCAAACTCCACGCCTACGCCACGGGTCAGCTCGAAGATACGGGGCGTATGTTTTGTGGACTGCTGCTGGGTGATTTTTCGCGGGTGGGCATCAGCACCATGTTCAACACAGGTACGGTCGTGGGCGTCAGCACGAACGTCTTCGGCGGTGGTTTCCAACCAAAATTCATCCCTTCGTTCTCATGGGGAGGCACTGCCGACGGCTTTACAACCTATCGCATCGACAAGGCAATACAGGTGGCCCGTGAGGCTTTTGCCCGGCGC
- the egtB gene encoding ergothioneine biosynthesis protein EgtB, whose protein sequence is MIAEQTLTDQYLRVRAHSEAICRGLETEDYVVQPVADVSPPKWHIGHTTWFWETFLLTPNLPGYKPFHEDFSYVFNSYYETVGKRVLRTDRGNLSRPTVAGVYQYRAYVDGYMQQFLETVELTDTLHTLIELGLNHEQQHQELLITDIKYILGNNPLLPAIDMPVQENPPLVSGPSVTLREGIYTIGYQGKGFCFDNELGPHKVYLNETTISGGLVTNAEYLAFVEAGGYRNFRYWLADGWAWVNTNQIQAPLYWHKIESLWYTYTFDGLQRLDPDAPVTHVSQYEADAYARWKQQRLPTEFEWEAATQADNAFAWGTRWEWTNSAYLPYPGFTTAEGAVGEYNGKFMSGQIVLRGASIATPDGHARPTYRNFFQPDKRWQYTGIRLADQ, encoded by the coding sequence GTGATCGCTGAACAAACTTTAACTGACCAGTACCTGCGGGTGCGCGCCCATTCGGAAGCGATCTGCCGGGGACTGGAAACGGAAGACTACGTCGTGCAGCCCGTTGCGGACGTAAGTCCCCCAAAATGGCACATTGGTCATACCACCTGGTTCTGGGAAACCTTCCTGCTGACACCGAATCTACCCGGTTATAAACCCTTTCACGAGGACTTTAGCTACGTTTTCAATAGCTATTACGAAACCGTGGGCAAGCGCGTACTGCGTACCGATCGGGGGAATCTAAGCCGTCCGACGGTAGCTGGCGTTTATCAGTACCGGGCTTACGTTGACGGGTACATGCAGCAGTTTCTGGAAACGGTGGAACTGACTGATACGTTACACACCCTCATCGAACTGGGACTGAACCACGAGCAGCAGCACCAGGAACTCCTTATTACCGATATCAAATATATTCTGGGCAACAACCCGTTGCTGCCGGCCATCGACATGCCCGTGCAGGAAAATCCTCCACTAGTGTCAGGTCCGTCGGTAACGCTGCGCGAGGGTATTTACACCATAGGCTACCAGGGAAAAGGGTTTTGCTTCGACAACGAGCTGGGACCGCATAAGGTGTATCTGAACGAAACAACAATCTCGGGCGGGCTGGTAACCAACGCGGAATACCTGGCCTTCGTGGAAGCCGGTGGTTACCGGAATTTCCGCTACTGGCTGGCCGATGGCTGGGCGTGGGTGAACACCAACCAGATTCAGGCCCCCTTATACTGGCATAAAATCGAGAGCCTGTGGTATACATACACCTTCGATGGCCTGCAACGGCTGGACCCCGACGCGCCCGTTACGCACGTCAGCCAGTATGAGGCCGATGCGTACGCCCGCTGGAAACAGCAGCGACTCCCCACCGAGTTTGAATGGGAAGCGGCCACGCAGGCTGATAACGCCTTTGCGTGGGGCACGCGATGGGAGTGGACTAATTCGGCCTACCTGCCTTATCCCGGCTTTACAACCGCCGAGGGGGCCGTGGGCGAATACAATGGAAAATTTATGAGTGGACAGATTGTACTACGGGGCGCGTCGATCGCCACGCCCGATGGTCATGCCCGGCCAACGTACCGCAATTTCTTTCAACCTGACAAACGATGGCAGTATACGGGAATACGTTTAGCGGATCAGTAA
- a CDS encoding FAD-dependent oxidoreductase has product MKLPIIFAIDDDPQVLQAIQHDLRQHYRKHYRILCTESAQEALDALPDLVRKKEQVALFLSDQRMPGMTGVDFLSRARKLFPNAKRALLTAYSDTEAAIRAINEVQLDYYIGKPWNPPEEKLYPVLDDLLSDWQSTYRPGFDGLQLVGYQFSPQSHELKDFLAGNLFPYQWLDIESDPRAEELLSQNELSQADLPVVSFADGTVLAQPSLSDLGTKLGLQPKAKAELYDLAIVGAGPAGLAAAVYGGSEGLKTILIDKRAPGGQAGTSSRIENYLGFPNGLSGADLTRRAISQATRFGVEFLAPQEVVSITSSGQYKTVSMADGSQLVTRAVILSTGVSYRQLENESLQKFTGAGVYYGAATTEAYAFKDKPVYVVGGGNSAGQGAMYLSRVASEVFICVHRRGLSETMSQYLIDQIDRTPNIKVLGCTEVIEGKGHDHLEELVLKDLDTDTERTVSAGGLFIFIGAKPLTDWIEMDIIKDPKGFIATGRDLARYADFKKVWRYDREPHLLETCSIGVFAAGDVRAGAMNRVASAVGEGAMAVSFVHKYLAET; this is encoded by the coding sequence ATGAAACTCCCGATTATTTTTGCCATTGACGATGATCCGCAGGTGTTACAGGCTATTCAGCACGACCTGCGTCAGCACTACCGAAAGCACTACCGGATCTTATGCACCGAATCGGCGCAGGAAGCGCTGGACGCGTTGCCGGATCTGGTCCGGAAGAAAGAACAGGTTGCTTTGTTTCTATCCGATCAGCGCATGCCGGGTATGACGGGCGTTGATTTTCTGTCCAGGGCCCGAAAGCTGTTTCCCAACGCCAAGCGGGCGCTGCTGACAGCCTACTCCGACACGGAAGCCGCCATTCGCGCGATCAACGAGGTGCAACTGGATTACTACATCGGTAAGCCCTGGAATCCACCCGAAGAAAAGCTATATCCCGTACTCGACGACCTCTTGAGTGACTGGCAGTCGACGTATCGTCCCGGCTTCGATGGCCTACAGCTCGTTGGCTATCAGTTTTCGCCCCAGTCGCATGAGTTGAAAGATTTTCTGGCGGGAAATCTGTTCCCGTATCAGTGGCTTGACATCGAAAGTGATCCCCGAGCGGAGGAGCTGCTGTCTCAGAATGAACTCAGTCAGGCAGATCTGCCCGTCGTTTCCTTTGCCGATGGTACGGTGCTGGCGCAGCCGAGTCTAAGTGACCTGGGTACTAAGCTGGGCCTGCAGCCGAAGGCTAAAGCCGAACTGTATGACCTGGCCATTGTTGGGGCTGGTCCTGCCGGTCTGGCGGCAGCGGTGTATGGTGGGTCAGAAGGGCTGAAAACCATTCTGATCGACAAACGAGCACCGGGCGGGCAGGCCGGAACCAGTTCCCGAATTGAAAATTACCTGGGGTTTCCAAACGGCCTGAGCGGAGCCGACCTGACGCGCCGGGCTATTTCGCAGGCAACACGTTTCGGAGTCGAATTTCTGGCTCCGCAGGAAGTTGTTTCCATTACGTCCAGTGGGCAGTACAAGACGGTCAGTATGGCCGATGGTAGTCAACTGGTCACGCGGGCAGTTATTCTAAGTACGGGTGTGTCGTACCGGCAGCTGGAGAACGAAAGTCTGCAGAAATTTACCGGAGCGGGCGTGTATTACGGGGCCGCTACGACCGAAGCCTATGCTTTCAAAGATAAGCCGGTCTATGTCGTTGGGGGCGGTAACTCGGCGGGGCAGGGGGCTATGTACCTGTCGCGGGTGGCTTCCGAAGTATTTATCTGTGTTCACCGGCGCGGCCTGAGCGAAACTATGTCGCAGTACCTGATTGACCAGATCGACCGGACGCCCAACATCAAAGTGCTGGGCTGCACGGAAGTGATTGAAGGCAAAGGTCACGATCACCTGGAAGAACTGGTGTTGAAAGACCTGGATACCGATACCGAACGGACCGTGTCAGCGGGGGGACTGTTTATTTTCATTGGTGCCAAACCGCTGACCGACTGGATCGAGATGGACATCATCAAAGATCCCAAAGGGTTTATTGCTACCGGCCGGGATCTGGCCCGATACGCCGATTTCAAGAAAGTCTGGCGGTATGATCGGGAGCCTCATCTGCTTGAAACATGCAGCATTGGGGTATTTGCCGCGGGTGATGTTCGCGCCGGAGCGATGAACCGGGTGGCGTCGGCGGTGGGCGAGGGGGCTATGGCCGTCAGCTTTGTCCACAAGTACCTGGCTGAAACCTAA
- a CDS encoding ATP-binding protein yields MTLLETLRQFSFFAFVPDEHLRWLLDRAQEERYPANHVLNNPGEPVDYLTLILEGVIVIDTGHPGHDDDLITYGPYSVMGVLPFSRMKEMNNRVIVEEPAYVVRMHRDHFREMTQTCYELTEALVQQMTSRVREITRQTQLEDKMASLGRLSAGLAHELNNPVAAVARSAETLRDYRCVAPDVFKALMRLNLNDTQVDAISDLFHQKINQTDRKPLSMMERSSLEDDLLDWLDEHGMNDDESGASMDIVGPLTEYGFTVDELDTLLEQIGEENLPGAMRWLVDNLMTERLVNDIGQASERIATLVTSIKNYTHMDRSSGRDSFQLADGIHSTLTLLGHKLKSKHIQLTVDMPNDLPTVCGRQGELNQVWTNLIDNAIDAMADGGTLTISSEVERHSDGEEFLLTKITDNGSGIPESIRDKLFEPFFTTKEIGKGTGLGLDIVRGIVKQHNGSIKFESKPGRTEFCVCLPTN; encoded by the coding sequence ATGACGCTGTTAGAAACCTTACGTCAGTTTTCATTTTTTGCGTTCGTGCCCGATGAGCACCTGCGCTGGTTACTGGACCGGGCGCAGGAAGAGCGCTATCCAGCTAATCATGTTTTGAATAACCCCGGTGAACCGGTCGATTATTTGACGCTGATTCTGGAAGGTGTTATCGTAATCGATACCGGGCATCCGGGGCACGACGATGATCTGATTACGTACGGCCCTTATTCGGTGATGGGCGTGCTGCCTTTTTCGCGGATGAAAGAAATGAACAACCGCGTCATTGTAGAAGAGCCTGCTTACGTAGTACGCATGCACCGCGATCACTTCCGGGAGATGACGCAGACCTGTTACGAGCTGACGGAAGCGCTGGTGCAGCAGATGACCAGCCGCGTGCGCGAAATTACCCGGCAAACGCAGCTGGAGGATAAAATGGCCTCGCTGGGGCGACTGTCGGCGGGGCTGGCCCATGAACTGAACAATCCCGTTGCTGCCGTGGCCCGTTCTGCCGAAACGTTACGGGATTACCGATGCGTAGCGCCGGACGTATTCAAGGCGCTGATGCGGCTGAATCTGAACGATACACAGGTAGACGCCATCAGCGATCTGTTTCATCAGAAAATCAATCAGACCGACCGAAAGCCCTTGTCGATGATGGAACGGAGCAGTCTGGAAGATGATTTGCTGGACTGGCTCGACGAGCATGGGATGAACGATGACGAATCCGGTGCGTCTATGGACATTGTCGGGCCGCTAACCGAATATGGATTCACCGTTGATGAACTCGATACGTTGCTGGAGCAGATTGGCGAAGAAAACCTGCCTGGGGCTATGCGCTGGCTGGTGGACAACCTCATGACCGAGCGCCTGGTGAACGACATCGGCCAGGCGTCGGAACGGATTGCTACGCTTGTTACGTCGATCAAGAACTACACCCACATGGACCGGAGTTCGGGGCGGGATTCGTTTCAGCTGGCCGACGGTATTCATAGTACGCTGACATTGCTTGGGCACAAGCTCAAAAGTAAACACATTCAGCTGACCGTCGATATGCCGAACGATCTACCCACCGTCTGCGGTCGGCAGGGCGAACTCAACCAGGTGTGGACCAACCTGATCGATAACGCCATTGACGCTATGGCCGATGGAGGAACGCTCACCATCAGCAGCGAAGTCGAGCGGCATAGTGATGGCGAGGAATTTCTGCTGACGAAAATAACTGACAACGGCAGCGGTATCCCCGAGTCGATTCGGGATAAGCTGTTTGAACCATTCTTTACGACCAAGGAAATTGGCAAAGGAACCGGTCTGGGGCTCGATATCGTGCGGGGCATTGTGAAACAGCACAACGGATCCATTAAATTCGAATCAAAGCCGGGCCGGACGGAGTTCTGCGTGTGCCTGCCAACCAACTAG